The Gloeocapsa sp. PCC 73106 genome includes a window with the following:
- a CDS encoding DUF2141 domain-containing protein produces the protein MSETSTLTIQVSGLRNANGNLCVALFNSPDGYPSNITEAIRLSSVLIETTPQVILFEELAYGTYAIVAFHDENGDSKLNTNFLGIPKEGIGFSGDPKIWRGVPAYEKVKFEFTPEEKTIGITMKYLL, from the coding sequence ATGAGTGAAACTTCTACTTTGACCATACAGGTATCTGGTTTACGCAATGCTAACGGTAATCTTTGTGTGGCTCTGTTCAATAGCCCAGATGGTTACCCAAGTAATATTACCGAAGCGATTAGACTCAGTTCCGTCTTGATTGAGACTACTCCTCAGGTTATCCTCTTTGAGGAACTTGCTTATGGTACCTACGCTATCGTTGCCTTTCACGATGAAAATGGAGATTCAAAGTTAAATACTAATTTCTTGGGTATACCTAAAGAGGGTATTGGCTTTTCTGGTGATCCCAAAATTTGGCGAGGAGTACCCGCTTATGAAAAAGTCAAATTTGAGTTTACTCCTGAAGAAAAAACTATAGGAATTACGATGAAGTATTTACTCTAA